A region of the Cupriavidus taiwanensis genome:
TCGGCGGCAAGGCGGGCGTCGCCGGCATCGCTGTCGGCCACGTTGGCAAAGGCCTCGGCGGTGGCCGGATCGGTCACGGCAAGGCGCGCACCCAGGCCGGCATCGCGCCACAGGCCGTCAATCAGGTTCTGGCTGCGCAGCAGCGTGGGCTCGGAAAGCGTCAGCATCGATGTGTTTGCAAAGGGATTGGTGAAACGCGGCTCAGCTGACTATGCCGAGATGCCACGGTACGAACTCGTTGTCGCCAAGCCCGAGGAGCTCGCTCTTGGTCGGCTCGCCCGAGGCAGCGCGCAGGATGTGTTCGAAGATCCGCTGGCCCATCTGCGGCACGCTCAGTTCGCCGTCGAGCACCAGGCCGCAGTTGATGTCCATGTCTTCTTCAAGCCGGCGGTACATCGCGGAATTCGAGGCCAGCTTGATCGTCGGCGCCGGCTTGGAGCCGAACATGGAGCCGCGCCCGGTGGTAAAGCAGATCAGGTTGGCGCCGCTGGCGATCTGGCCAGTGACGGCGACCGGGTCATAGCCGGGCGAATCCATGAATACAAAGCCGGCCCGGTCGATCGGCTCGGCATACTCATAGACCGCCTGCAGCGGCGTGGTGCCGCCCTTCATGGCCGAGCCCAGCGACTTCTCGAAGATGTTGGCCAGGCCGCCCTGCTGGTTGCCGTGGCCGACCACGCCGTTGAACTGCGCGTTATGGCCCGCCGTGTAGCGCTCCCACCAGGCAAGCCGGTCCAGCAGCTTCTGTCCGACTTCCGGCGTGACCGCGCGGCGCGTCAGCATGAATTCCACGCCGTGGATCTCCGGGGTTTCGGACAGGATCGCGGTGCCGCCATGGCGCACCAGGATATCCATGGCCGCACCCAGCGCGGGGTTGGCGCTGATCCCGGAAAAACCATCCGAACCGCCGCACTCCAGCCCGATCTTCAGGTGGCTGGCGGGCACGGGCTGGCGCACCGCGGCGTTGGCCGCCGGCAGCATCGATTCGATCGCGCGGATCCCCGCCGCGATGGTGGCGCGCGTGCCGCCGGTATCCTGCATCACCAGCGTATGCACCGCGGGCCCCGGCTCCAGGCCTTGCGATGCCACCAGCGAGTCCACCTGGTTGCGCTCGCAGCCCAGCCCCACGATCAGCACGCCGGCCAGGTTGGGATGGCGCGCATAGCCGGCCAGCGTGCGACGCAGCACGTCGAAATGCTCGCTGGGCGACGACATGCCGCAGCCGCTGGTCTGTGCAAAGGCGACCACGCCGTCGACATTCGGAAAATCGGCCAGCCGTTGCGGCGTGAAATGCGCCGCAATCTGGCGGATCACGGTGGACGAGCAATTGACCGACGACAGGATGCCGATGAAGTTGCGCGTGCCGACGCGGCCATCCGCGCGCACAAGGCCGTTGAAGGTGGCGCGCTGCGCCTGCGGCACGTAGTCGACCGGTCGCACGTCCTGGCAGAAAGCCGGATCGCGATAGAAGTCGACCAGCGTCAGGTTGTGCGCATGCACGTGGTCGCCCGGCGCGATATCGCGCGCGGCCACGCCAATGACGGTGTCGAACTTGCGCACCGGCGTGCCGGCCGCGATAGCGCAGGCAGCGATCTTGTGGCCGGCCGGCACCTGTGCGCGCACGCGCACCACGGGATCGGCCAGCTGCTGGCCCAGGCCGAGGTCGCTGCGTGCAACCAGCACGTTGTCGTTGGGGTGCAGCCGGATGACGGGATTGGATTTCACTGGGTCTTGGGCTTCTCGGGCCATCAGCTTTGCTGCAGCAGTTCTTTCAGCTTGAGGCGCTGGATCAGCTGGGTTTCCTGTTCATAGACGCTGGCGACGTACTTCTTGTAGTCGGGCCCGTCCAGGTACATCACGGGCGCGTCCAGGCGCGCCGCGACCTGCTTGAACTCATTGCTGGCGACCGCTGCGCGGAAGGCGTCGCGTAGCTTTTTCTCGACGGCAGGCGGCAGGCCCTTGGGCGCGCCGATGCCGTTGGGGGCTTCCACCACCACGTTGTAGCCCAACTCCTTGAGCGTGGGCGTGTCCTTGAAGCGGGTCGCGCGCTGTTCGCCCCAGGTCGCCAGCAGCCGCAGCTTTCCGGCTTCGACATGCGGCGCCCATGAGCTGGAATCGGCCAGCAGTTCCACCTGCCCGGCCAGCACGTCCTGCAACGCGGCCGCGCCGCCCTTGTAGGCGATGGCATTGAACTGGATGCCCGCGGCCAGCGCGAACTGCTCCATGCCGACATGGGTGGCGCCGCCGATGCCGGCGTGCGCATAGGTGATCTTGCCGGGGCTGGCCTTGGCGGCGGCCACCACATCCTGCAGCGTCTTGTAGCGCGAGTTGGCCGGCACCGCGATGCCGAAGGTCTGACCCGAGGTGCGGGCCAGGTAGGTCAGCTCGGTGCGGGGGTCCAGTTGCAGCATGCCGAGCTGCGCGAAGCGCGTCACCGAAATCGGAATCTGGCCGATGGTGTAGCCGTCGGGATTGGCGCGCGCCAGCGCCTTGGTGCCGATCATGCCGGACGCGCCGGCGCGGTTCTCCACCACGATCGACTGCTTGAGGATGCCGCCGGCCACCTGGCACAGCGCGCGCATCGACTGGTCGGCGGTGCCGCCGACCGGCCACGGGCAGATAAAGGTGATGGGACGCTGGGGGTACTGGTCGGCCAACGCGCGCGTGGCTGGCAACAGTACGCCGGCGGCACCCGCGGCGGCTCCGATGAGCAGGCGGCGGCGCTTGGCATCGATGGGGAATGCTTGAGTCATTTGCGGGTGTCTCCGATGTTTTGATTATCGGCGCGGCCGGCGCTGCCAGCCTCGTCATGCCTGCATTCTGTGGGCGCAGGTCATAACAATCCAATCGTAAATTGGCATTGCTTCATAACCTTCTGGTTAGCTAGACTGCGGGCATGGTACAGATCGACCGCGCGCTGCGCTCCAATATCAAGCTGCGCCACCTGCAACTGCTGGTGGCGCTCGACGAGTTCCGCCATATCGGGCGCACCGCGGAGTTTTTGTCGGTGAGCCAGCCGGCGGTGTCCAAGGTGCTGACCGAGGTCGAGAAAATGCTGGGGCTGACGCTGTTCACCCGCTCCACCCGCGGCACCGAGCCCACGCCCGCCGGCGAGTCGCTGGTTCGCTTTGCGCGCTCGGTGCTGGCGCAATACGAGCAGACCCGCGACGAGATTGCCGCGGTGCAGAGCGGCGCTTCCGGGCGCATCCGCGTGGGCTCGATGGGTGCGGCGCTGCCGGTGCTGCTGGCGCAGGCCGTGAGCGCGCTCAAGCAACGCCACGCGCACGCCACTGTGCTGGTGGAGGAAGGCGACCTGACCCACTTGCTGCCCAAGCTGCGCCTGCGCGAGCTGGACCTGATCGTGGGCCGGCTGGAGCCCGGCTATGCCGCGCCGGACCTGCTGACCGAAGCACTTTATGAAGAGCGCATGGTGGTCGTGGTGCGGCGCGGCCACAAGCTGGCACGCAAGACACGGCCAGGCTGGGCCGATCTCGCCGCGATGCCGTGCGTGCTGCCGCCGCCGTGGGCCTCGTTGCGGGTGAAGATCGAGCAAGCCTTCTTCCGCCACGGCTTGCATCCGCCGCAGGACGTGATTGAGACCTCCTCGTACCTGGCCCAGGCCACCTTCATCGACCAGCGCGGGGCCGCCGCCTTCATGGCCGCATCGGTCGCCATGGCGATGCAGCAGGAAGGCCGGCTGCAGGTACTGAAGATGGAGGTGCCGGTCGACCTGCCAGCGGTGGGCATCATCACGTTGCGCGAACGCGCGCCATCGATCGGCACCGACCAGTTGGTGGCGTGCCTGCGCCAGGCGGCTCCGGCGAAGCCCTAGCCCCCACCGCGCGCCACCAGCACCGGCACCGAAGTAACCAGCAGCGCCACGCCCGACACGGTCAGCAGCGACAGCACGATCTTGCGGAACGTGGCCTCGCTGATACCCAGGTAAAGCCGCGTGCCCAGCAGCGTGGGCACCAGCATCGCCGGCGCCACCACCAGGAACATCGGCAGCATCTCGCGCGTGACGATGCCCTTGCCGACATAGGCGGCCATGGTCATGGCCAGCGTGGCGAGGTTGAAGTTCTGGATCACGGCGCGCTGCTCGTCCTTGTCGAAGCCGCGCAGCGTGCACCACAGCGTGGGAATCACGCCGGTAAAGCCGCCGATGCCGCCCATCACGCCGCCAGCGGCGCCGGCCATGCCGTCGGCCACGCGCCCGCCCACGCCGATATGCGGCAGCCGCCGCGCCATCAGCATCACCGGGCACCACAGCGTCAGGAAGGCGCCCAGCACCGCCTTGAACCACTGCGCGTCGAGCAGCGGCAGCACCGCCACGCCCAGCGGGATACCGGCCACGCCGCCGGCAACGAATGGCCACAGGCGCCGCCACGACAGGCCGCGCCGCACCGACGCGGCCGCCAGCAACTGACCCGTGAGCGCACCGAACACCGTCATCGCCGCAGCGAGCCGCGGTTCGATCGCCCAG
Encoded here:
- a CDS encoding sulfite exporter TauE/SafE family protein, with translation MPFDSTLLIVIAGAAVAGFVQGLSGFAFGMVAMSFWAWAIEPRLAAAMTVFGALTGQLLAAASVRRGLSWRRLWPFVAGGVAGIPLGVAVLPLLDAQWFKAVLGAFLTLWCPVMLMARRLPHIGVGGRVADGMAGAAGGVMGGIGGFTGVIPTLWCTLRGFDKDEQRAVIQNFNLATLAMTMAAYVGKGIVTREMLPMFLVVAPAMLVPTLLGTRLYLGISEATFRKIVLSLLTVSGVALLVTSVPVLVARGGG
- a CDS encoding tripartite tricarboxylate transporter substrate binding protein; translation: MTQAFPIDAKRRRLLIGAAAGAAGVLLPATRALADQYPQRPITFICPWPVGGTADQSMRALCQVAGGILKQSIVVENRAGASGMIGTKALARANPDGYTIGQIPISVTRFAQLGMLQLDPRTELTYLARTSGQTFGIAVPANSRYKTLQDVVAAAKASPGKITYAHAGIGGATHVGMEQFALAAGIQFNAIAYKGGAAALQDVLAGQVELLADSSSWAPHVEAGKLRLLATWGEQRATRFKDTPTLKELGYNVVVEAPNGIGAPKGLPPAVEKKLRDAFRAAVASNEFKQVAARLDAPVMYLDGPDYKKYVASVYEQETQLIQRLKLKELLQQS
- a CDS encoding LysR substrate-binding domain-containing protein, with the translated sequence MVQIDRALRSNIKLRHLQLLVALDEFRHIGRTAEFLSVSQPAVSKVLTEVEKMLGLTLFTRSTRGTEPTPAGESLVRFARSVLAQYEQTRDEIAAVQSGASGRIRVGSMGAALPVLLAQAVSALKQRHAHATVLVEEGDLTHLLPKLRLRELDLIVGRLEPGYAAPDLLTEALYEERMVVVVRRGHKLARKTRPGWADLAAMPCVLPPPWASLRVKIEQAFFRHGLHPPQDVIETSSYLAQATFIDQRGAAAFMAASVAMAMQQEGRLQVLKMEVPVDLPAVGIITLRERAPSIGTDQLVACLRQAAPAKP
- a CDS encoding UxaA family hydrolase; protein product: MAREAQDPVKSNPVIRLHPNDNVLVARSDLGLGQQLADPVVRVRAQVPAGHKIAACAIAAGTPVRKFDTVIGVAARDIAPGDHVHAHNLTLVDFYRDPAFCQDVRPVDYVPQAQRATFNGLVRADGRVGTRNFIGILSSVNCSSTVIRQIAAHFTPQRLADFPNVDGVVAFAQTSGCGMSSPSEHFDVLRRTLAGYARHPNLAGVLIVGLGCERNQVDSLVASQGLEPGPAVHTLVMQDTGGTRATIAAGIRAIESMLPAANAAVRQPVPASHLKIGLECGGSDGFSGISANPALGAAMDILVRHGGTAILSETPEIHGVEFMLTRRAVTPEVGQKLLDRLAWWERYTAGHNAQFNGVVGHGNQQGGLANIFEKSLGSAMKGGTTPLQAVYEYAEPIDRAGFVFMDSPGYDPVAVTGQIASGANLICFTTGRGSMFGSKPAPTIKLASNSAMYRRLEEDMDINCGLVLDGELSVPQMGQRIFEHILRAASGEPTKSELLGLGDNEFVPWHLGIVS